In a single window of the Flavobacterium sp. W4I14 genome:
- a CDS encoding TonB-linked SusC/RagA family outer membrane protein (product_source=TIGR04056; cath_funfam=2.60.40.1120; cleavage_site_network=SignalP-noTM; pfam=PF00593,PF07715,PF13715; superfamily=49464,56935; tigrfam=TIGR04056), producing MRKTYFKQLMLFSLTVYAVCPSVANANTIRVKSHVTGKIGFTKNHRLEVTGTVTDNFGNPLFGVMVSIKETGTSVSTDKNGKYKISAVEGDILIFTLNGYLVKEVEANQALLNVSLGENQKRQATTPILYGEQSVTSNLQSTSTVYNNDLIKVPVAGINNALSGRLAGLYTLQSSGRPGADGTSITVRGNTPLVLVNGVPRDYPSIDPEEIESVTILKDGLSTVMLGQQSSNSVVMITTRKGEVGKQRISLTAQAGLQSAIKLPQALGAFDYATLYNEALANDGKAPRFSAADLNAWANGSDPVFHPDVDWYGTILKPNTVFSRYNLNTYGGGNSTRYFLDVDYLNQSGILKQDDQNPYSTNTDYKRYLVRTNIDIDITPTTLLNLNLFGRIQNGNQPGGAGANTAIFTTGTTLSNFGGNNIFAQLAATPNNAYPVFNPNGSLAGSSDYQTNLWGATTRSGYFYNSTRDVSADISLRKTLDNVTKGLWLKALASFNTSVSENIIRTKQYAVYKLASINPDAYQKFGVDGQQINLSTNSGQSRNLFVDFSAGLDKTYGNHSINALLKYNSQSAQTANQIPMIFSNLSGRVDYNYKEKYLAEVALSYSGLNRYEEGNRFGFFYGFGLGWNIAKEDFLKDTRWLNALKVRANYAYTGNANAGYFAYKQYYVTGASYNYGTTPTAITGTVEGTLANPKITWEKANQYNLGIDASLFNNKLSIAADYFNNENFDLIQTRGRSSALLGTAYPAENIGISRYSGVEFDLKYSNNVGNFNYYIAPNVFSLQKTIQYQDEIDRPYPWMVRTGQREDQTFGYIADGLFQNQAEINSSAKIQGYSPVPGDIKYKDLNNDGTINELDIQSLKNNNPIWFYGVNLGFSYKGFDFSALLQGVQNRYVYVSGSTEWAFQNNGLGQAFEQNLGRWTPATAAVATQPRLTIGSNPNNEATSSYWLHDGSYVRLKNIELGYTLPKPLTNKLKLASIRFFVNAVNAVTLSAYDRVDPEVYGNGYPLQRVVNAGLNVKF from the coding sequence ATGAGGAAAACTTACTTTAAGCAATTAATGCTTTTTTCGTTAACCGTATATGCTGTGTGCCCAAGTGTGGCCAATGCAAATACCATACGAGTCAAAAGCCATGTAACGGGCAAAATTGGGTTTACTAAAAACCATAGGTTGGAAGTAACGGGAACGGTGACCGATAATTTTGGGAATCCATTATTTGGGGTAATGGTTTCGATTAAAGAAACAGGCACTAGTGTTTCTACCGATAAGAATGGGAAGTATAAAATTAGCGCAGTAGAAGGAGATATTTTAATCTTTACGCTTAACGGCTATTTAGTGAAAGAAGTAGAGGCAAACCAGGCTTTATTGAATGTTAGTTTAGGCGAAAACCAGAAGCGCCAGGCTACCACACCAATATTGTATGGCGAGCAAAGCGTAACAAGCAATCTACAATCTACCTCGACCGTTTATAACAACGATTTAATTAAGGTTCCGGTAGCAGGAATAAATAATGCCCTATCGGGCAGGCTTGCAGGTTTGTATACGCTACAAAGCAGCGGTAGGCCAGGTGCTGATGGAACAAGTATTACCGTTAGGGGTAATACACCATTGGTTTTGGTAAATGGCGTGCCGAGAGATTATCCTTCTATCGATCCTGAAGAAATAGAATCGGTTACCATTCTAAAAGATGGTTTATCTACTGTAATGTTGGGACAGCAATCTTCTAACAGTGTAGTGATGATAACCACACGAAAGGGAGAGGTTGGAAAGCAGCGGATTTCGCTAACGGCTCAGGCAGGTTTGCAATCGGCTATTAAATTGCCTCAAGCTCTCGGTGCTTTTGATTATGCAACTTTGTACAACGAAGCCCTGGCGAATGATGGTAAAGCACCACGTTTTAGCGCAGCTGATTTAAATGCATGGGCAAACGGATCAGACCCTGTATTTCATCCTGATGTAGATTGGTACGGAACCATCTTAAAACCAAATACTGTTTTTAGCCGCTATAATTTAAATACCTATGGAGGGGGCAACTCAACAAGGTATTTTCTTGATGTAGATTACCTTAATCAGAGTGGGATTCTTAAACAGGATGATCAAAATCCTTACAGTACCAATACCGATTACAAAAGGTATTTGGTCCGTACCAATATCGATATTGATATTACGCCAACCACTTTGTTAAACTTAAACTTATTTGGTCGCATACAAAATGGCAATCAGCCGGGTGGAGCAGGTGCCAATACAGCCATTTTTACTACTGGAACAACTTTATCGAACTTTGGCGGGAATAATATTTTTGCACAATTGGCAGCTACGCCAAATAATGCCTATCCTGTTTTTAATCCCAATGGCTCGCTGGCTGGTAGTTCCGATTATCAAACCAATTTGTGGGGCGCAACTACACGCTCAGGCTATTTTTACAACAGTACGCGCGATGTTTCTGCTGATATCTCTTTACGGAAAACGCTGGATAATGTGACCAAAGGTTTATGGTTAAAAGCCCTGGCCAGTTTTAATACGAGTGTATCAGAAAACATTATCCGTACGAAACAATATGCTGTTTACAAGCTGGCGAGTATCAACCCTGATGCATATCAGAAATTCGGTGTAGATGGTCAGCAAATTAATCTTTCTACCAATTCTGGTCAGAGCAGAAATTTATTTGTTGATTTTTCTGCAGGCTTGGATAAAACCTATGGTAACCATAGCATTAATGCACTTTTAAAATACAATTCGCAAAGTGCGCAAACGGCCAACCAGATCCCGATGATCTTCAGCAATTTATCGGGAAGGGTAGATTATAACTACAAAGAAAAGTATTTGGCCGAGGTTGCTTTAAGTTATAGCGGCTTAAATAGATATGAAGAGGGCAACCGTTTTGGTTTCTTTTATGGCTTTGGCTTAGGATGGAATATTGCTAAAGAAGATTTTCTAAAAGATACCAGATGGTTAAATGCACTTAAAGTAAGAGCCAATTATGCCTATACCGGTAATGCAAATGCTGGTTATTTTGCATATAAACAATATTATGTAACAGGTGCCTCTTACAATTATGGTACTACGCCAACGGCAATTACCGGAACAGTAGAAGGTACATTGGCTAATCCAAAAATTACCTGGGAGAAGGCAAACCAATATAACCTGGGCATTGATGCAAGCTTGTTTAACAACAAACTGTCTATAGCTGCCGATTATTTCAATAATGAGAATTTTGATCTGATCCAAACCAGGGGAAGAAGTTCGGCATTATTGGGCACTGCCTATCCTGCAGAAAATATAGGAATCAGCAGGTATTCGGGTGTAGAGTTTGATCTGAAATACAGCAACAATGTGGGCAACTTTAATTATTACATTGCGCCAAATGTTTTCTCACTCCAAAAAACCATTCAATATCAGGATGAAATCGATAGGCCATACCCATGGATGGTTAGAACCGGACAGCGCGAAGATCAGACCTTTGGTTATATAGCCGATGGTTTATTTCAGAACCAGGCCGAGATTAACTCCAGTGCGAAAATACAAGGCTACAGCCCAGTACCAGGCGATATTAAATACAAAGATTTAAACAATGATGGCACTATCAACGAGCTTGATATACAGTCGCTCAAAAACAATAATCCAATCTGGTTTTATGGTGTGAATTTAGGATTCAGCTATAAAGGTTTCGATTTTTCTGCATTGCTACAAGGTGTTCAAAACCGCTATGTTTATGTGTCGGGTTCTACAGAATGGGCATTCCAGAACAATGGCTTAGGGCAGGCCTTTGAACAAAACCTTGGAAGATGGACACCTGCTACAGCAGCCGTTGCCACGCAGCCGCGCTTAACTATTGGTTCAAATCCGAATAACGAGGCCACCTCATCATACTGGCTGCACGATGGAAGTTATGTACGATTAAAAAACATTGAATTAGGGTATACATTACCCAAGCCACTAACCAATAAGCTAAAACTCGCCTCTATCCGCTTCTTTGTAAATGCGGTAAATGCGGTTACATTATCGGCTTACGATAGGGTAGATCCTGAGGTTTATGGAAATGGTTATCCGCTGCAAAGAGTGGTTAACGCTGGTTTAAATGTTAAATTTTAA
- a CDS encoding hypothetical protein (product_source=Hypo-rule applied; ko=KO:K21572; pfam=PF07980,PF14322; superfamily=48452), giving the protein MKIKIKEIVGVLAITIIGFSACKKPLYETEPTSQDITYVFDKTDSLGVQAKTFLADIYSYLPNGYNRIGNDVLDAASDDAISSSPASTIEYFVNGRISASSNATASNIDNSWDNNYRTIRKANIFLANIDVVPLNQKGLKVYWKSEARILRAIAYFELIKRFGGVPLMGDKVLGFNDNIELPRSTYAECVKYVVDECDALKAIARPDNTLAADEDYGRVTQGVALALKARILLYDASPLNNPTNDLTKWASAAQAAKDVMNLNIFSLTAAYTSVFNTRKNSEVILAYQRAVTFDLETRNAPVGYTATNASGSGYTSPTQELVDAFDMSNGRAISDPASGYNAADPYTGRDPRFYRTIFHNNAKWLNRIVQTYDGGLDRPGSAVNVQTRTGYYMRKFLNETFESASVYSNQTHNFPIFRYAEILLNYAEAMNEAADNTVNRAEAFNQLKALRLRAGIAIGSTVGYQHGLKTTMTQAEMREAIRHERRVEMAFEEQRFWDIRRWKIAGTVLNGTLHGMQIIKNTDGSFSYTRTNALNVSFDASKMYRYPIATSELNKNRNLTQNPGW; this is encoded by the coding sequence ATGAAAATTAAGATAAAAGAAATAGTTGGTGTTTTAGCCATTACCATCATTGGTTTTTCGGCATGTAAGAAACCATTATATGAAACAGAGCCGACCAGTCAGGATATTACTTACGTTTTCGATAAAACAGACTCGCTGGGGGTACAGGCTAAAACATTTTTAGCTGATATTTATTCCTATCTGCCAAATGGATACAATAGAATTGGTAATGATGTATTAGATGCTGCATCTGATGATGCGATTAGTTCGTCGCCAGCAAGTACCATCGAGTATTTTGTTAACGGCCGTATTTCTGCTTCCTCTAATGCAACAGCTTCTAACATAGATAACTCATGGGACAATAATTACAGAACCATTAGAAAGGCTAATATATTCCTGGCCAATATCGATGTGGTGCCTTTAAATCAAAAGGGATTAAAAGTGTACTGGAAATCAGAAGCGAGAATACTTAGGGCAATTGCCTATTTCGAACTGATTAAACGTTTTGGCGGCGTACCCTTAATGGGTGATAAGGTTTTAGGATTTAATGATAATATCGAATTACCTAGAAGCACCTACGCCGAGTGCGTTAAATATGTGGTTGATGAATGCGACGCTTTAAAGGCTATCGCCAGACCCGATAATACGCTGGCTGCTGATGAAGATTACGGAAGGGTTACCCAGGGTGTTGCACTTGCCTTAAAAGCAAGGATTTTATTGTACGATGCCAGTCCATTGAACAATCCAACCAACGATTTAACCAAATGGGCTTCGGCAGCGCAGGCCGCTAAAGATGTAATGAACCTGAATATATTTTCATTAACTGCGGCTTATACTTCAGTTTTTAACACACGAAAAAATAGTGAGGTTATTCTTGCCTACCAGCGGGCGGTAACTTTCGATCTGGAGACCAGGAATGCACCTGTAGGTTATACCGCTACCAATGCATCGGGCTCTGGTTACACCAGCCCAACCCAAGAGCTGGTTGATGCATTTGATATGAGCAACGGAAGAGCAATTAGCGATCCGGCATCGGGTTATAATGCTGCAGACCCTTACACAGGCAGAGATCCGAGGTTTTACAGGACTATTTTTCATAATAATGCAAAATGGTTAAATAGAATAGTCCAAACTTACGATGGCGGTTTAGACAGACCAGGAAGTGCGGTAAACGTACAAACCCGAACTGGTTATTACATGCGTAAATTTTTGAACGAAACTTTTGAAAGTGCGTCAGTTTACAGCAATCAAACACACAACTTCCCCATTTTCAGGTATGCAGAGATTTTGCTCAATTATGCCGAGGCGATGAACGAAGCGGCAGATAATACCGTAAACAGGGCTGAAGCTTTTAACCAATTGAAGGCTTTAAGGTTAAGGGCGGGTATTGCAATAGGCAGTACAGTAGGTTATCAACATGGATTAAAAACTACTATGACCCAGGCCGAAATGAGAGAAGCCATCAGGCACGAACGTAGGGTGGAAATGGCTTTTGAAGAGCAGCGTTTTTGGGATATACGCAGATGGAAAATTGCAGGAACGGTATTGAATGGCACTTTGCATGGCATGCAGATTATTAAAAATACAGATGGCTCGTTCTCTTATACCCGAACAAATGCGCTCAATGTATCTTTCGATGCTTCTAAAATGTATCGTTATCCGATTGCAACCAGTGAGTTGAACAAGAACAGAAACTTAACACAAAACCCAGGTTGGTAA
- a CDS encoding TonB-linked SusC/RagA family outer membrane protein (product_source=TIGR04056; cath_funfam=2.60.40.1120; pfam=PF07715,PF13715; superfamily=49464,56935; tigrfam=TIGR04056) gives MQKILYKLLILFILLPGISLAQTVIRGTVVDNSGPLPGATIVEKGLTNNGAVSDGEGKFQFTLKGTSKTLIVKSIGYLNQEVNVAGKTVVSINLKADTKGLDEVLVVGFGKQKKITNTGAISSISASEIKQNPSASIQNTLAGRLPGFTSQQRSGQPGADGAAFFIRGVSTYAGSTSPLIIVDDVEYDYNQVSDIDPNEVETVSILKDASTTAVYGIKGANGVLVITTKRGLAGKPRINLKSEAGYQMDVNTPEFLNSYEAKLLNNEALRNSGDLTNKAFATEADLAAYRDHTDPYGHPDIDWWKTIFKPGAMITRQNLDFQGGTESVKYFVSAGYLWQNGNVRDFSSDNGVNSNFYYKRYNFRSNLDIQATKTLSIRLDLTGRFGETNQPFNSQQGNAYYANGNGIVGEIYSGGYLPPWAFPVTNPNGSYPYNPLLTNANTSIIGRLAESGYSRTFDNDLNIVSSASQKLDFITPGLAAKVLLSYASAQSYSVSASRTALPYYLYNSATGLYLPLNATQYRTPPFAAGYSNTSIFRTLSTQSSLNYDRNFGDHRVYGLVLYNDNRVINSTTTADANQGPGVPTVITGTTLRGGYDYKNKYLIEFNAAYNGTDRFTGSKTKGWFPAASIGWNISEEKFFSDNIKFIDLFKIRASYGMVGSDDIGGAKKFLQLYTLGSGSYNFGTSPTSYNGITEGSLGNLDVTWEKEKKLDVGVDLNMFKGKLKITADYFNNDRYDILTTRQSVPFTIGVGLPPVNLGKVNNRGFDGEVSYNEKINDFSAGVRLTFSYAKNKILYQDEAQPAYPWLAATGNPIGQYFGWHFLGFYTAAEIADPNVAKPTTAVGPGDMKYQDLNGDKIIDDTDKGVIGKPNLPNTTYGANFNFGYKNFYLNVFFQGSYGYSTRFHSETITPGNSNYQPIHLQRWTPETAATAIFPRLGGNAVTNFPNATNNFSDFWTRDNYYVRLKTAEISYLFPSALAKKLHLSAIRLYANGNNLLTWTNVTDLYQVDPENGNSTTTVISVYPTQRIYNLGLNVTF, from the coding sequence ATGCAAAAAATATTATATAAATTATTAATCCTTTTTATCCTTTTGCCCGGTATTTCTTTGGCGCAAACGGTTATTAGAGGAACTGTAGTCGACAATTCGGGCCCCTTGCCCGGTGCTACAATTGTAGAGAAGGGCTTAACCAACAATGGTGCCGTGAGCGATGGCGAAGGTAAATTTCAATTTACCTTAAAGGGAACCTCAAAAACCCTTATTGTTAAATCAATCGGATATTTAAACCAGGAGGTTAACGTAGCTGGAAAAACAGTCGTATCCATCAATTTAAAGGCCGATACCAAAGGCTTAGATGAAGTTTTGGTTGTTGGTTTTGGTAAGCAAAAGAAAATTACCAATACGGGGGCAATCAGTTCTATTTCGGCATCAGAAATTAAGCAAAACCCAAGTGCGAGTATCCAGAATACGCTTGCAGGCCGGTTACCAGGTTTTACTTCACAACAGAGAAGTGGCCAGCCAGGGGCAGATGGAGCAGCTTTCTTTATCCGTGGTGTAAGTACCTACGCGGGGAGTACCTCTCCGTTAATTATTGTTGATGATGTGGAATATGATTATAACCAGGTTTCTGATATTGATCCTAATGAAGTAGAAACTGTTTCCATTTTAAAAGATGCCTCAACCACTGCCGTTTACGGTATTAAAGGTGCTAATGGCGTACTGGTAATTACGACCAAAAGAGGATTAGCAGGTAAGCCACGGATTAATTTAAAATCAGAGGCAGGTTATCAGATGGATGTAAATACCCCTGAATTCTTAAATTCATACGAGGCTAAATTACTGAACAATGAAGCACTAAGGAATTCGGGCGATTTAACCAACAAAGCTTTCGCAACTGAGGCAGATTTGGCCGCTTACCGGGATCATACCGATCCTTATGGGCATCCGGATATTGACTGGTGGAAAACCATTTTTAAACCGGGCGCGATGATTACCAGGCAAAATCTCGATTTTCAGGGCGGTACAGAGAGTGTAAAATATTTTGTATCGGCAGGTTATTTATGGCAGAACGGTAATGTTAGGGATTTTAGTTCGGATAATGGTGTAAACAGTAATTTCTATTACAAGCGCTATAATTTTAGATCGAACTTAGATATTCAGGCAACCAAAACCTTAAGTATCCGTTTAGATTTAACCGGACGCTTCGGCGAAACCAACCAGCCTTTTAATTCGCAACAGGGCAACGCCTATTATGCAAATGGAAACGGTATCGTTGGCGAAATTTATAGCGGTGGTTATTTACCGCCCTGGGCTTTCCCGGTTACCAATCCAAATGGCTCGTATCCATATAATCCTTTATTAACCAATGCAAATACCAGTATTATCGGCCGTTTGGCAGAGTCAGGATATTCGAGAACTTTTGATAATGACCTGAATATTGTTTCGAGCGCCAGTCAGAAGTTAGATTTTATAACGCCTGGATTAGCAGCGAAAGTATTATTATCGTACGCAAGTGCCCAAAGTTATAGCGTAAGTGCAAGTAGAACCGCTTTGCCATATTATTTATATAATTCGGCTACAGGGCTTTATCTGCCATTAAATGCTACGCAATACCGTACACCACCATTTGCAGCTGGGTATAGCAATACCAGTATTTTCCGCACCTTAAGCACACAATCATCTCTAAACTATGATCGTAATTTTGGCGACCACCGTGTGTATGGTTTGGTTTTGTACAACGATAACCGTGTAATTAATTCAACCACAACGGCTGATGCCAATCAAGGTCCGGGTGTACCAACAGTAATTACAGGAACAACCTTAAGGGGTGGTTACGATTACAAAAACAAATATCTGATTGAATTTAATGCTGCCTACAATGGTACCGACCGTTTTACCGGTTCTAAAACCAAAGGCTGGTTCCCTGCGGCATCAATAGGTTGGAATATTTCTGAAGAGAAGTTTTTCTCAGACAATATCAAATTTATAGATCTGTTTAAAATCAGGGCATCATATGGTATGGTGGGATCAGATGATATTGGTGGTGCGAAAAAATTCCTTCAGTTATATACTTTAGGCTCGGGTTCTTACAATTTTGGCACATCACCTACCTCGTATAACGGAATTACCGAAGGTAGTTTAGGAAACCTGGATGTAACCTGGGAGAAAGAAAAGAAACTTGACGTGGGTGTTGACCTGAACATGTTTAAAGGTAAACTTAAAATTACTGCTGATTATTTCAACAACGACAGGTACGATATTTTAACCACCAGACAAAGTGTTCCTTTTACTATTGGGGTAGGTTTACCACCGGTTAACCTGGGTAAAGTAAACAACAGAGGTTTTGATGGAGAGGTAAGCTATAACGAAAAAATTAACGATTTCTCTGCTGGTGTTAGGTTAACTTTCTCTTATGCGAAGAATAAAATCCTCTATCAGGATGAAGCACAGCCTGCTTACCCTTGGTTAGCGGCAACAGGTAACCCGATTGGGCAATATTTTGGGTGGCACTTTTTAGGTTTTTATACTGCAGCAGAAATTGCAGATCCTAATGTGGCCAAACCAACAACGGCTGTTGGGCCCGGCGATATGAAATATCAGGACTTGAATGGCGATAAAATTATTGACGATACCGATAAAGGAGTGATTGGCAAACCAAATCTGCCAAACACAACCTATGGTGCAAACTTTAATTTCGGGTATAAAAACTTTTACCTGAATGTATTTTTTCAAGGCTCTTACGGTTATAGTACCCGTTTCCACTCAGAAACGATTACGCCAGGGAACTCGAACTATCAGCCGATACATTTGCAACGCTGGACACCGGAAACAGCTGCCACAGCTATCTTTCCACGATTGGGTGGCAATGCGGTAACCAATTTTCCAAATGCCACAAATAATTTCTCTGATTTTTGGACAAGAGACAATTATTATGTGCGTTTAAAAACGGCAGAAATCAGTTACCTATTTCCAAGCGCATTGGCTAAAAAGCTTCACCTTTCGGCGATAAGACTATATGCCAATGGAAATAACCTGCTTACCTGGACCAACGTAACAGACCTTTATCAGGTAGATCCCGAAAATGGAAACAGTACCACTACGGTAATCAGTGTTTATCCAACACAGCGTATTTATAATCTTGGATTAAATGTTACATTTTAA